A genomic stretch from Deinococcus metalli includes:
- a CDS encoding family 4 glycosyl hydrolase, with the protein MARVKIAYIGGGSTRAPGTLASFIRQAGNFAGSEIVLHDLDAERLDLVCALARRMAAVQGADLTFTATTDRRAALDGCDAVLSSYRPGGFEARALDERIPLSHGVVGQETQGAGGFFMALRAVHVARGLVADMEAVCPQAWLMNYTNPVNIVAQAVADHSPIRVVSLCEGPIVFPREIAALAGLDPDRVRATMVGLNHACWSADATYGGASGTEPLLPLLAAALDGELPDVGARRWIDLAVTLGTVPASYMRYYYFEREMVAELRAQPTTRAQDILAEVPEYWAHYREQLTADAPTLDPERSRGGIFELEVAVDVMDALFNDRAEVWPCNVVNRGALADLPDTLVVEGPCVVDAQGVRPVAGHRVPPAARALTGALGEYQQLAATAAWRGDRLDALRALVSNPLVRTLPLARTLYDELAAAHRAWLPDRLW; encoded by the coding sequence ATGGCCCGAGTAAAGATCGCGTACATCGGCGGCGGCAGCACCCGCGCGCCCGGCACCCTCGCGTCGTTCATCCGGCAGGCGGGGAATTTCGCCGGCTCGGAGATCGTCCTGCACGACCTGGACGCGGAGCGGCTCGACCTCGTGTGCGCGCTCGCCCGGCGCATGGCGGCCGTGCAGGGAGCGGACCTGACCTTCACGGCCACCACGGACCGCCGGGCCGCGCTGGACGGCTGCGACGCCGTGCTGTCCAGCTACCGTCCCGGCGGCTTCGAGGCCCGCGCACTCGACGAACGCATCCCGCTGTCGCACGGCGTGGTGGGGCAGGAAACGCAGGGTGCCGGAGGCTTTTTCATGGCCCTGAGGGCCGTGCACGTGGCGCGCGGACTGGTCGCGGACATGGAAGCGGTGTGCCCGCAGGCGTGGCTGATGAACTACACCAATCCCGTGAACATCGTCGCCCAGGCGGTCGCGGACCACTCGCCCATCCGGGTCGTGTCGCTGTGCGAGGGTCCCATCGTGTTCCCGCGCGAGATCGCGGCCCTCGCCGGCCTCGATCCGGACCGCGTGCGGGCCACCATGGTGGGTCTGAACCACGCATGCTGGAGCGCGGATGCTACGTACGGCGGCGCCTCCGGCACCGAGCCGCTGCTGCCATTGCTGGCCGCGGCGCTGGACGGTGAATTGCCGGATGTGGGGGCGCGGCGCTGGATCGACCTGGCCGTGACGCTGGGCACGGTGCCCGCGTCGTACATGCGGTACTACTACTTCGAGCGCGAGATGGTCGCCGAGCTGCGCGCCCAGCCCACCACGCGCGCCCAGGACATCCTGGCGGAGGTACCGGAGTACTGGGCGCATTACCGCGAGCAGCTCACGGCCGACGCGCCGACGCTCGACCCGGAGCGCTCACGCGGCGGCATCTTCGAGCTGGAGGTCGCGGTGGACGTCATGGACGCGCTGTTCAACGACCGCGCCGAGGTGTGGCCGTGCAACGTCGTGAACCGGGGCGCGCTGGCGGACCTCCCGGACACGCTGGTGGTGGAGGGGCCGTGCGTGGTGGACGCCCAGGGTGTGCGGCCCGTCGCGGGCCACCGCGTGCCCCCCGCGGCCCGCGCCCTGACCGGCGCGCTGGGCGAGTACCAGCAGCTCGCCGCGACCGCCGCGTGGCGCGGGGACCGCCTGGACGCGCTGCGGGCGCTGGTCAGCAATCCGCTGGTGCGGACGCTGCCGCTGGCCCGGACGCTGTACGACGAACTGGCCGCGGCCCACCGCGCGTGGCTGCCGGACCGGCTGTGGTGA
- a CDS encoding phytanoyl-CoA dioxygenase family protein, with product MTAIPDVAPTTSYDIPAIMAGLYGDGIIGLKGAFSREWVAHLGTELPRLYEAALARPGGAVGRGTNRHYVEIHPEDISGFLDLVTHPWVTTVCRSVLGPEYKIVEIGFDVPNPGARDQPWHRDFRAGPETLVDRRLNSLAFNLTTVDVEPDMGPFEIAPGTQWDDPSAFDHGMFPPVSMFPRYGALAQRKLPKMGDISVRSALTIHRGTANVSTKPRPVLVLGVDAPGAGHDEFHDLQFTRAYYEQLPEDVRTHLICRVVEELEPIMQGHTIEGLMMGDA from the coding sequence ATGACGGCCATCCCCGACGTTGCGCCCACCACGTCCTACGACATTCCCGCCATCATGGCCGGCCTGTACGGCGACGGCATCATCGGCCTGAAGGGCGCTTTTTCGCGCGAGTGGGTCGCGCATCTCGGCACGGAACTGCCCCGCCTGTACGAGGCGGCGCTCGCCCGCCCCGGCGGCGCGGTGGGACGCGGAACCAACCGGCACTACGTCGAGATCCACCCCGAGGACATCAGCGGGTTCCTGGACCTGGTCACGCACCCGTGGGTGACGACGGTGTGCCGGAGCGTGCTGGGACCGGAGTACAAGATCGTGGAGATCGGCTTCGACGTGCCCAATCCGGGCGCCCGGGACCAGCCGTGGCACCGCGACTTCCGCGCCGGACCCGAGACACTGGTGGACCGCCGCCTGAACTCGCTGGCGTTTAACCTCACCACCGTGGATGTCGAGCCGGACATGGGGCCTTTCGAGATCGCGCCCGGCACGCAGTGGGACGATCCCAGCGCCTTCGACCACGGCATGTTCCCGCCGGTGTCAATGTTCCCCCGCTACGGAGCGCTGGCGCAGCGCAAGCTGCCGAAGATGGGCGACATCTCCGTGCGCTCGGCGCTGACCATCCACCGCGGCACGGCCAACGTCAGCACCAAGCCCAGGCCAGTCCTGGTGCTGGGCGTGGACGCGCCGGGCGCCGGACACGACGAGTTCCACGACCTCCAGTTCACCCGCGCGTACTACGAGCAGTTGCCGGAGGACGTCCGGACGCACCTGATCTGCCGCGTGGTGGAGGAACTCGAACCCATCATGCAGGGGCACACCATCGAGGGCCTGATGATGGGTGACGCCTGA
- a CDS encoding VOC family protein — MTVKRLDHISVVVEDLSAATAFFTALGMTVAGRAPVEGPWVDRVNGIDGVQVDIVMMRTPDGHGQLELTRFRHPALAESHPAVAPPNTLGLRSVMFEVESVEDALARLRPQGAELIGEVAEYEDKYRLCYVRGPAGIIVALAEDLRPRM; from the coding sequence ATGACGGTCAAGCGACTGGACCACATTAGCGTCGTCGTGGAGGACCTCTCGGCCGCCACGGCGTTCTTCACCGCCCTCGGCATGACCGTCGCCGGCCGGGCTCCCGTGGAGGGACCGTGGGTGGACCGCGTCAACGGCATCGACGGGGTGCAGGTCGACATCGTCATGATGAGGACGCCGGACGGGCACGGGCAGCTCGAGCTGACGCGGTTCCGCCACCCTGCCCTGGCCGAGTCCCATCCGGCGGTCGCGCCGCCCAACACGCTCGGCCTGAGGAGCGTCATGTTCGAGGTGGAGAGCGTCGAGGACGCCCTTGCGCGGCTGCGCCCCCAGGGCGCGGAACTCATCGGCGAGGTGGCCGAGTACGAGGACAAGTACAGGCTGTGTTACGTGCGCGGTCCCGCCGGCATCATCGTCGCGCTGGCAGAAGACCTGCGCCCCCGCATGTAG
- a CDS encoding succinylglutamate desuccinylase/aspartoacylase family protein: MHELIQSTPPGTATRGVLDAPLAPETRLPYIVVRGVEAGPTLLITAGVHGAEYASMDAAYAVADTAPDTLRGTLVVLPIVNPGAFWPRSIYVNPVDGRNLNRVFPGRAQGTYAERLAAWLHETFLSRADAVIDLHGGDLVEALEPFSIYARGHGPSRELALAFGLPHLIASDSRGMTVEVTRTHGRPAIIAEAGGQGQRREADVTALVQGVHNAMHALGMRPGEPQRPAAITEHSGLAWLSAPASGLWTPHVAAGAVVSKGDEIGTLRDLTGQSARSFHAPDGGVVLFVVTSLAMNEGDPLVGIGVPAP; the protein is encoded by the coding sequence ATGCATGAACTGATCCAGTCCACGCCGCCCGGAACGGCCACACGGGGAGTGCTCGACGCGCCCCTCGCGCCCGAGACCCGACTGCCCTACATCGTCGTGCGCGGCGTGGAGGCCGGACCGACCCTGCTGATCACGGCGGGCGTGCACGGCGCGGAGTACGCCAGCATGGACGCAGCCTACGCGGTCGCGGACACGGCGCCGGACACCCTGCGCGGCACGCTGGTCGTGCTGCCCATCGTGAATCCGGGCGCGTTCTGGCCGCGCAGCATCTACGTGAATCCGGTGGACGGTCGGAACCTGAACCGGGTGTTTCCCGGTCGGGCGCAGGGGACCTACGCGGAACGTCTCGCCGCGTGGCTGCACGAGACGTTCCTGTCCCGCGCGGACGCCGTGATCGACCTGCACGGCGGCGATCTCGTGGAGGCCCTGGAGCCCTTCTCCATCTACGCGCGGGGGCACGGGCCGTCCCGTGAGCTGGCGCTCGCGTTCGGGCTGCCGCACCTGATCGCCAGCGACAGCCGCGGCATGACCGTCGAGGTCACCCGCACGCACGGCCGTCCCGCCATCATCGCCGAGGCGGGCGGCCAGGGCCAGCGCCGTGAGGCCGACGTGACGGCGCTGGTGCAGGGCGTGCACAACGCGATGCACGCCCTCGGCATGCGGCCAGGTGAGCCGCAGCGCCCGGCGGCGATCACGGAGCACAGCGGGCTCGCTTGGCTCTCGGCGCCGGCCAGCGGCCTGTGGACGCCGCACGTCGCGGCGGGAGCCGTCGTCTCGAAGGGGGATGAGATCGGAACCCTGCGCGACCTGACCGGACAGTCAGCGCGTTCCTTCCATGCGCCCGACGGCGGCGTGGTGCTGTTCGTGGTGACGAGCCTCGCCATGAACGAGGGAGATCCCCTGGTCGGGATCGGCGTTCCGGCCCCGTGA
- a CDS encoding FAD-binding protein, with amino-acid sequence MIVQERPAAEGNWGGNVVYGAARLHRPASVEELQAIVHRGSRVRALGTRHSFNRLPDTAGDLVSLERLRGIGAVNTAERTVRIEGGVRYGDLGASLHAQGFALPNLASLPHLSVAGACATGTHGSGNSAAVLASAVTRLELLTAGGDLVTVSRDHMPDVFDGAVMSLGALGIVTALTLAVEPTYDVRQDVYERVPLAPVAAHFDEVMSAADSVSLFTTWQDDTFHHAWLKRRVDRPLAPAPPTWFGATRAAHDVHPVPGASATPCTPQGGVPGPWYERWPHFRMEHTPSSGAEIQSEYLLPRQHAPAALRALFAVGSRLAPLLFVSEVRTVAADSHWLSPCYGHDCAAVHFTWRLDEPAVRAVLPEIEAILAPLSARPHWGKVYVTPAHRWPGAQPRLAEFRDLMLTLDPGGMFRNAFLDTQVLGTD; translated from the coding sequence GTGATCGTTCAGGAGCGGCCCGCTGCCGAGGGCAACTGGGGCGGCAACGTGGTGTACGGCGCGGCACGCCTCCACCGCCCCGCCAGTGTCGAGGAGCTTCAGGCCATCGTCCACCGCGGCTCGCGGGTGAGGGCGCTCGGCACCCGGCACTCGTTCAACCGGCTGCCAGATACCGCCGGCGATCTGGTCTCGCTCGAGCGGCTGCGCGGCATCGGCGCAGTGAACACCGCCGAGCGCACCGTGCGGATCGAGGGCGGCGTGCGGTACGGCGACCTGGGGGCGTCGCTGCACGCCCAGGGGTTCGCGCTGCCCAACCTCGCCTCGCTGCCGCACCTGTCGGTGGCGGGCGCGTGCGCCACCGGCACGCACGGTTCCGGGAATTCCGCCGCAGTGCTCGCCTCGGCAGTCACCCGGCTCGAGCTGCTGACTGCCGGGGGCGACCTCGTGACCGTGTCACGCGACCACATGCCCGACGTGTTCGACGGCGCGGTGATGTCGCTGGGCGCGCTCGGCATCGTCACGGCCCTCACGCTGGCCGTCGAGCCGACCTACGACGTGCGGCAGGATGTCTACGAGCGCGTGCCGCTGGCGCCCGTGGCCGCCCACTTCGACGAGGTGATGTCGGCGGCCGACAGCGTCAGCCTGTTCACCACGTGGCAGGACGACACCTTTCACCACGCGTGGCTGAAACGGCGGGTCGACCGGCCCCTCGCGCCCGCGCCGCCGACGTGGTTCGGGGCGACGCGGGCCGCGCACGACGTTCACCCGGTACCCGGGGCCTCCGCGACGCCGTGCACCCCCCAGGGCGGCGTGCCGGGACCGTGGTACGAACGCTGGCCGCACTTCCGCATGGAGCACACGCCGAGCAGCGGGGCAGAGATCCAGAGCGAGTACCTGCTGCCCCGGCAGCACGCCCCCGCCGCGCTGCGCGCCCTGTTCGCCGTGGGGTCCCGGCTGGCGCCCCTGCTGTTCGTGTCGGAGGTGCGGACGGTCGCGGCCGATTCCCACTGGCTCAGCCCGTGTTACGGGCACGACTGCGCCGCGGTGCATTTCACGTGGCGGCTTGACGAGCCGGCCGTCCGGGCCGTGCTGCCCGAGATCGAGGCGATCCTGGCCCCCCTCAGCGCCCGACCCCACTGGGGCAAGGTGTATGTGACCCCGGCGCACCGCTGGCCGGGCGCCCAGCCGCGGCTGGCCGAGTTCCGGGATCTGATGCTCACGCTCGATCCGGGCGGCATGTTCCGCAACGCGTTCCTCGACACGCAGGTGCTCGGCACGGACTGA